In Nostoc sp. CENA543, a single genomic region encodes these proteins:
- the miaA gene encoding tRNA (adenosine(37)-N6)-dimethylallyltransferase MiaA, with protein sequence MTKLIVICGATATGKSGLALNLAMRLGSVILSADSRQVYREFNIGTAKPTLTEQKSVPHYLIDICDPQETMTVADYQEQAQNLINSLGVSPLLLVGGTGLYIRSIVQGMKIPKVAPHYELRSQLESLGQNTLYGMLQQVDPTAAKKIHPHDPVRTLRALEVFYVTGIPISEQQGENPPTYPILQIGLDCDVENLAQRIAKRTAQMIQDGLVEEVEYLCQKYGADLPLLNTLGYQEIKQYLNREISLDVAKELTILHTRQFAKRQRTWFRAYPQIEWFDNNDPNLLDNVLQRVDKFINFD encoded by the coding sequence ATGACTAAACTAATCGTAATTTGTGGTGCTACGGCGACGGGGAAATCTGGATTGGCTTTGAATTTGGCGATGCGGTTGGGTTCTGTGATTCTCAGTGCTGATTCGCGTCAGGTTTATCGTGAGTTTAATATTGGAACGGCGAAACCAACGTTAACTGAACAAAAATCAGTTCCCCACTACTTGATAGATATCTGCGATCCCCAGGAAACAATGACGGTAGCAGACTATCAAGAACAGGCGCAAAATTTAATTAATTCTCTTGGTGTTTCTCCACTGCTACTTGTGGGGGGTACTGGCTTATATATTCGCTCGATTGTACAGGGGATGAAGATTCCTAAAGTTGCACCGCATTATGAATTGCGATCGCAGCTCGAATCCCTGGGACAAAATACACTCTATGGTATGTTGCAGCAAGTTGATCCCACAGCAGCTAAAAAAATTCATCCCCATGATCCTGTGCGGACTTTGCGAGCTTTAGAAGTATTTTATGTGACGGGAATTCCTATTTCTGAGCAGCAAGGAGAAAATCCCCCGACTTATCCCATTTTGCAAATTGGACTAGATTGTGATGTGGAAAACTTAGCACAACGTATTGCTAAACGTACTGCACAAATGATACAAGATGGCTTAGTAGAAGAAGTTGAATATTTATGTCAAAAATATGGTGCAGATTTACCTTTATTAAATACTTTAGGATATCAAGAAATTAAACAATATTTAAACAGAGAAATTTCTTTAGACGTAGCTAAAGAATTAACTATTTTACATACAAGGCAATTTGCTAAACGCCAACGTACTTGGTTTAGAGCTTATCCCCAAATTGAATGGTTTGATAATAATGATCCTAATTTATTGGATAATGTATTGCAGCGTGTAGATAAATTTATTAACTTTGATTGA
- the gyrB gene encoding DNA topoisomerase (ATP-hydrolyzing) subunit B has translation MTSSYSADQIQVLEGLEAVRKRPGMYIGSTGPRGLHHLVYEVVDNSIDEALAGYCTHIEVDLNADGSVTVTDDGRGIPTDTHSRTGKSALETVLTVLHAGGKFGGGGYKVSGGLHGVGISVVNALSELVEVTVWRDKKVHTQRYERGIPVTELVAKSYKEARTGTSVKFKPDDQIFTTGTEFDYITLAARLRELAYLNAGVKITFTDNRLELLKSDAPKVETYEYKGGIKEYIAYMNREKQPLHEEIIYVQGERNNVQIEVSLQWCTDAYTDNVLGFANNIRTVDGGTHLEGLKAVLTRTLNAIARKRNKIKENESNLSGEHVREGLTAVISVKVPDPEFEGQTKTKLGNTEVRGIVDSLVGEVLTEYLEFHPSIADSILDKAIQAFKAAEAARHARELVRRKSVLESSPLPGKLADCSSRDPGESEIFIVEGDSAGGSAKQGRDRRTQAILPLRGKILNIEKTDDSKIYKNNEVQALITALGLGVKGEEFDASQLRYHRIVIMTDADVDGAHIRTLLLTFFYRYQRSLIEQGFIYIACPPLYKVERGRNHEYCYSDRELQEIIAKFPANANYTIQRFKGLGEMMPGQLWDTTMNPQTRTLKQVEIEDAAEADRIFTILMGDRVAPRREFIETYGSKLNLTDLDI, from the coding sequence ATGACGAGCAGTTACAGTGCCGATCAGATTCAAGTTCTGGAAGGTCTGGAAGCCGTCCGCAAACGACCGGGGATGTACATCGGTTCTACCGGCCCGCGAGGACTCCACCATTTAGTTTATGAGGTGGTCGATAACTCTATTGATGAAGCTTTAGCCGGTTACTGTACTCATATTGAGGTGGATCTAAATGCTGACGGTTCAGTGACGGTGACAGATGACGGTCGGGGAATTCCTACCGATACTCACTCACGTACAGGGAAATCGGCTCTAGAAACTGTATTGACTGTGCTGCACGCTGGCGGTAAATTTGGCGGCGGTGGTTATAAGGTTTCTGGGGGATTACACGGGGTTGGGATTTCTGTTGTTAATGCTTTATCGGAACTGGTAGAAGTTACTGTTTGGCGAGATAAAAAGGTTCACACCCAGCGATATGAAAGGGGTATTCCTGTCACGGAACTCGTCGCCAAGTCTTATAAAGAAGCAAGAACAGGGACATCTGTTAAATTCAAGCCAGATGATCAAATCTTTACCACTGGTACTGAGTTTGATTACATTACCCTCGCAGCACGATTACGGGAATTGGCGTATTTGAATGCGGGAGTGAAAATCACTTTCACCGATAACCGTCTAGAACTCCTCAAAAGCGATGCACCCAAGGTAGAAACCTACGAATATAAGGGTGGGATCAAAGAATATATTGCTTACATGAACCGCGAGAAGCAACCACTGCACGAGGAAATCATCTATGTGCAGGGAGAACGCAATAACGTTCAAATAGAAGTTTCCTTACAGTGGTGTACCGATGCTTATACAGATAACGTCCTGGGTTTTGCTAACAATATTCGGACTGTTGACGGTGGAACTCACTTAGAAGGTTTGAAAGCGGTTTTAACGAGAACCTTAAATGCGATCGCTCGCAAACGCAATAAAATTAAAGAAAACGAATCTAACCTCAGTGGTGAACACGTCCGCGAAGGTTTGACGGCGGTAATTTCCGTAAAAGTTCCAGACCCCGAATTTGAAGGACAAACCAAAACTAAACTCGGTAACACCGAAGTTAGAGGTATTGTTGATTCCTTAGTAGGGGAAGTTTTAACCGAATACCTAGAATTTCACCCCAGTATTGCTGACTCCATTTTAGATAAAGCCATTCAAGCTTTTAAAGCCGCAGAAGCAGCACGCCACGCACGGGAGTTAGTCAGACGTAAATCTGTACTAGAATCTTCGCCATTACCTGGTAAATTAGCGGATTGTAGCTCCCGTGACCCTGGAGAATCTGAGATATTTATTGTGGAAGGCGACTCAGCAGGTGGTAGTGCAAAGCAAGGACGCGATCGCCGCACCCAAGCCATCCTACCTTTACGCGGTAAAATCCTCAATATCGAGAAAACTGACGACTCGAAAATCTATAAAAACAACGAAGTTCAAGCCTTAATTACAGCCTTGGGTTTAGGTGTTAAAGGTGAAGAATTCGACGCTTCCCAACTACGTTATCATCGGATTGTCATCATGACCGACGCGGACGTAGATGGGGCGCACATCCGCACACTTTTACTGACATTCTTCTATAGATATCAGCGATCGCTCATTGAACAAGGCTTTATTTACATTGCTTGCCCCCCACTATATAAAGTAGAACGGGGACGCAATCATGAATATTGTTACAGCGATCGCGAATTGCAAGAAATAATTGCCAAATTCCCAGCCAACGCCAATTACACCATCCAACGATTCAAAGGTTTGGGTGAAATGATGCCTGGACAACTTTGGGACACCACCATGAATCCCCAAACTCGCACTCTCAAGCAAGTAGAAATTGAAGATGCCGCCGAAGCCGATCGCATCTTTACAATCTTAATGGGCGATCGTGTCGCACCCAGACGCGAATTCATCGAAACCTACGGTTCTAAACTCAACCTAACAGATTTAGATATCTAG
- the argS gene encoding arginine--tRNA ligase: MNATQEQLKAKLEQALMAAFGDEYAGVDPILVPASNPKFGDYQANVALSLSKKLGQQPRAIASAIVAKLDVSEICETPEIAGPGFINLKLKTAYLEAQLNAIHADSRLGVPTAKHPQREIVDFSSPNIAKEMHVGHLRSTIIGDCIARILEFRGHDVLRLNHVGDWGTQFGMLIAYLREVYPEALTTANALDIGDLVSFYRQAKQRFDADEAFQETARQEVVKLQAGAEDTLHAWKLLCEQSRQEFQVIYDLLNIKLTERGESFYNPLLPGVLKELEKSGLLVENQGAQCVFLDGFTNREGEPLPLIVKKSDGGYNYATTDLAALRYRIEKDEAKRIIYVTDAGQANHFAQFFQVARKAGWIPDNVELVHVPFGLVLGEDGKKFKTRSGDTVRLRDLLDEAVTRARTDLEVRLKAEEREETAEFIDTVAGVVGISAVKYADLSQNRTSNYVFSFDKMLDLKGNTAPYMLYAYARIQGISRKGEINFAELGSNAKVILQHETEFALAKFLLQLGEVISTVEEDLLPNRLCEYLYELSKKFNVFYDRNQGVPVLNAEEPLRTSRLVLCDLTARTLKLGLSLLGIQVLERM; the protein is encoded by the coding sequence ATGAACGCTACACAAGAACAACTAAAGGCAAAACTAGAACAGGCTTTGATGGCTGCTTTTGGCGATGAGTACGCCGGAGTAGATCCGATTTTAGTTCCTGCTAGTAATCCTAAGTTTGGTGATTATCAAGCTAACGTGGCTTTATCGCTGAGTAAAAAATTAGGACAGCAACCAAGGGCGATCGCCTCTGCTATTGTGGCAAAATTGGATGTCTCGGAAATTTGCGAAACCCCAGAAATCGCCGGGCCTGGTTTTATTAATCTCAAACTGAAAACAGCATACTTAGAAGCACAACTTAACGCTATTCACGCAGATTCTAGGCTTGGTGTTCCTACCGCTAAACACCCACAACGGGAAATTGTTGATTTTTCCAGTCCGAATATTGCGAAAGAAATGCACGTCGGACACTTGCGTTCTACTATTATTGGTGATTGTATAGCCCGTATTTTGGAATTTCGCGGACATGATGTATTGCGGTTAAATCATGTGGGTGATTGGGGTACGCAATTTGGGATGTTAATTGCTTATTTGCGGGAAGTGTATCCAGAAGCATTAACCACTGCAAATGCTTTAGATATTGGTGATTTAGTGAGTTTTTACCGCCAAGCTAAACAACGGTTTGATGCAGATGAAGCCTTTCAAGAAACTGCACGCCAAGAAGTAGTGAAATTGCAAGCAGGCGCAGAAGATACGCTTCATGCTTGGAAATTATTGTGTGAACAATCACGCCAAGAATTTCAAGTAATTTATGATTTATTGAATATCAAATTAACTGAACGTGGCGAATCTTTTTATAACCCTTTACTTCCAGGAGTTCTAAAAGAGTTAGAAAAGTCTGGTTTATTAGTAGAAAATCAAGGCGCGCAATGCGTTTTCTTAGATGGATTTACTAACAGAGAAGGTGAACCTTTACCTTTAATTGTCAAGAAATCAGACGGTGGTTATAATTACGCCACAACAGATTTAGCTGCACTACGTTACCGCATAGAAAAAGACGAAGCTAAACGAATTATTTACGTTACTGATGCTGGACAAGCTAATCACTTTGCTCAGTTTTTCCAAGTAGCACGCAAAGCTGGATGGATTCCCGATAATGTGGAATTAGTTCATGTTCCCTTTGGTTTAGTATTAGGTGAAGACGGCAAGAAATTTAAAACCCGTTCTGGTGATACTGTAAGACTGCGGGATTTATTAGATGAAGCCGTGACTCGCGCGCGTACTGATTTAGAAGTAAGATTAAAAGCAGAAGAACGGGAAGAAACAGCCGAATTTATTGACACAGTAGCTGGGGTAGTTGGTATTAGTGCGGTGAAATATGCTGATTTAAGCCAAAACCGTACTAGTAACTATGTTTTCAGCTTTGATAAAATGCTGGATCTCAAAGGCAATACCGCGCCTTATATGTTGTATGCTTATGCTCGGATTCAAGGTATTAGCCGCAAAGGTGAAATTAACTTTGCAGAGTTAGGAAGCAATGCCAAGGTGATATTACAACATGAAACAGAATTTGCTCTGGCGAAATTCTTGTTGCAATTAGGTGAAGTGATTAGCACTGTGGAAGAAGATTTACTCCCTAATCGTTTATGTGAGTATCTTTATGAGCTAAGTAAAAAGTTTAATGTGTTTTATGACCGCAATCAAGGAGTACCTGTATTAAATGCAGAAGAACCACTGCGGACATCCCGCTTAGTGCTGTGTGATTTGACAGCCAGAACTTTGAAACTCGGTTTATCTTTGTTGGGGATTCAAGTATTAGAGAGAATGTAG
- a CDS encoding chlorophyll a/b-binding protein — protein sequence MTDTTKISAPVIEDRNAWRWGFTPQAEIWNGRLAMIGFLAAVLIELFSGQGFLHFWGVL from the coding sequence ATGACAGACACAACAAAAATCTCTGCGCCTGTAATTGAAGACCGTAACGCTTGGCGTTGGGGCTTTACACCCCAAGCCGAAATTTGGAATGGTCGTTTAGCAATGATCGGTTTTTTGGCAGCTGTATTAATTGAACTGTTCTCAGGTCAAGGCTTCTTGCACTTCTGGGGTGTTCTCTAA
- the gyrA gene encoding DNA gyrase subunit A gives MAKQLNLLSKGQVITTALHTEMQRSYLEYAMSVIVGRALPDVRDGLKPVHRRILYAMHELGLTPDRPYRKCARVVGDVLGKYHPHGDQAVYDALVRLVQDFSSRYPLLAGHGNFGSVDNDPPAAMRYTETRLAPISHEGMLTEIGEETVEFVGNFDNSQQEPTVLPAQLPFLLLNGCAGIAVGMATNIPPHNLGEIVDGLIALIDQPDLADEKLLELIPGPDFPTGGEIVGDAGIREAYITGKGGIVLRGVATVEEVPGGRGSKRRTAIVVTELPYQVNKAGWIEKVAELVNQGRLQGISDIRDESDREGMRVVIELKRDTNPQEVLQHLYHQTALQTNFGAILLAIVDGQPRQLSLRQLLQEFLNFREQTLNRRYSYELDKAQTRLHTVSGLLTALSNVDAVIEILRQAADGSTAKITLCSRLDLSESQADAILAMPLRRLTSLEQQNLQREFEELNEQIALLDKLLSDRKELLKALKKDLRSLKKKYGDSRRTKLGGEELPKAKSTDKQASSTSTEAETESTAPLEEVILESTHRGYVRRIQLSGKKAKLENGLNDNDFIIQTELTDTHKDLLVLTSGGKLYPIKVGDIPPTTGRSPRGTPLITMLTSTAQGTQEAVVSRFILPTDLATQQIVLLTKQGRIKRLSLSELSNLTRRGVTIIKLKDDDELLLTQFTKSDEDLVIASSGGRLLRFPVNDEQLAIMGRTAMGLQALRILKHQHMVGCVSLAQATHLLLVTEEGFAKRLPINQLKAANRADLGTQAIKFASKTDNLVGMVAAIANSEVALVTNKDRLVRISIDTVPISGRDAKGESVLQLHRDEKIITVAEVKSS, from the coding sequence ATGGCAAAACAGTTAAACCTTCTCTCTAAGGGACAGGTAATCACAACAGCCCTGCACACCGAGATGCAACGGTCTTACCTAGAATATGCCATGAGTGTGATTGTAGGGCGGGCATTACCAGATGTGCGTGATGGTTTAAAGCCCGTGCATCGGCGGATTTTGTATGCTATGCACGAACTAGGCTTAACACCGGATAGACCTTATCGGAAATGCGCCCGTGTGGTAGGGGATGTATTGGGTAAATATCACCCTCATGGTGATCAGGCTGTTTACGATGCCCTGGTGAGACTGGTGCAGGATTTTTCCAGTCGTTATCCCCTACTAGCAGGACATGGTAACTTCGGTAGCGTTGACAATGACCCACCGGCGGCGATGCGCTACACGGAAACCCGACTCGCGCCCATTAGCCATGAGGGGATGTTGACAGAAATTGGCGAAGAAACAGTGGAATTTGTGGGTAACTTCGATAATTCCCAGCAAGAACCTACTGTTTTACCTGCCCAATTGCCCTTTCTGCTACTGAATGGCTGTGCAGGAATCGCTGTGGGGATGGCGACAAATATTCCGCCGCATAATTTGGGTGAAATTGTTGATGGGTTAATTGCCCTCATCGACCAACCAGATTTAGCAGATGAAAAATTACTAGAGTTAATTCCAGGGCCTGACTTTCCCACTGGGGGAGAAATAGTTGGGGATGCGGGGATTCGCGAAGCTTACATTACAGGTAAAGGTGGGATTGTGTTGCGGGGAGTCGCCACAGTCGAAGAAGTTCCTGGTGGTCGGGGTAGTAAGCGACGCACAGCCATTGTGGTGACAGAATTGCCTTACCAGGTGAACAAAGCAGGCTGGATTGAAAAGGTGGCTGAGTTGGTAAATCAAGGTCGCCTGCAAGGTATTTCCGATATTCGAGATGAAAGCGATCGCGAAGGAATGCGCGTTGTCATCGAACTCAAACGCGATACTAATCCCCAAGAAGTCCTCCAACATTTGTATCACCAAACAGCTTTGCAAACTAACTTTGGGGCGATTCTGCTGGCAATTGTCGATGGACAACCCCGTCAGTTAAGTTTGCGGCAACTTTTACAGGAATTTCTCAATTTCCGAGAACAAACACTCAATCGCCGTTATAGTTACGAGTTAGACAAGGCGCAAACTCGCCTACATACCGTTTCAGGATTATTAACGGCTTTGTCAAATGTAGATGCAGTCATTGAAATTTTGCGACAAGCCGCCGACGGTAGCACAGCCAAAATTACCCTATGTAGCCGGCTAGATTTAAGTGAGAGTCAGGCGGATGCGATTTTAGCTATGCCTTTACGTCGCTTGACAAGTTTAGAACAGCAAAACCTACAGCGTGAGTTTGAAGAACTCAATGAACAAATAGCTTTACTGGACAAACTATTGAGCGATCGCAAAGAATTACTCAAAGCTTTGAAAAAAGATTTGCGATCGCTCAAAAAGAAATACGGCGATTCCCGCAGAACTAAGTTAGGTGGAGAGGAATTACCAAAAGCCAAAAGTACAGATAAACAAGCTAGTTCCACCAGTACAGAGGCCGAAACAGAATCTACTGCACCTCTAGAGGAAGTAATTTTAGAATCTACCCATCGCGGTTATGTGCGGCGAATTCAACTATCGGGGAAAAAAGCCAAACTAGAAAACGGTTTAAATGATAACGATTTTATTATTCAAACCGAATTAACTGATACCCACAAAGATTTATTGGTGCTAACTAGTGGTGGTAAACTCTACCCCATCAAAGTCGGAGATATCCCGCCCACTACAGGACGTTCACCACGGGGAACACCTTTAATTACCATGCTCACAAGTACAGCTCAAGGTACTCAAGAAGCTGTAGTCAGCCGCTTTATTCTCCCGACAGATTTAGCAACTCAGCAAATCGTTTTGTTAACCAAACAAGGCCGCATTAAACGCTTGTCGTTGAGTGAACTATCTAACCTGACAAGGCGGGGAGTGACTATTATTAAACTCAAAGACGATGATGAATTGTTGCTAACACAATTCACCAAATCAGATGAGGATTTAGTCATAGCTAGTTCTGGCGGGCGATTGCTGCGTTTTCCTGTCAATGATGAACAACTAGCCATCATGGGACGCACTGCGATGGGTTTACAGGCTTTACGCATCCTCAAACATCAACATATGGTGGGTTGTGTGAGTTTGGCTCAAGCCACACACTTATTGTTAGTGACAGAAGAAGGATTCGCTAAACGCTTACCAATAAATCAACTCAAGGCTGCTAATCGTGCGGACTTGGGTACACAAGCCATCAAATTTGCCAGCAAAACAGATAATTTAGTGGGGATGGTGGCAGCGATCGCTAATTCCGAAGTTGCACTTGTGACTAACAAAGACCGATTAGTGCGAATCTCTATAGATACAGTGCCGATTTCAGGGAGAGATGCTAAAGGTGAAAGCGTCCTACAACTTCACCGTGATGAAAAAATCATCACAGTTGCTGAGGTTAAGTCATCGTAG
- the rpoD gene encoding RNA polymerase sigma factor RpoD: MNQANNVLDSIYQPDLEIMNQPEEIELEDLLIDDEEDLLLTDEGEIDDFLEPQSDEDDAKSGKAAKSRRRTQSKKKHYTEDSIRLYLQEIGRIRLLRADEEIELARKIADLLELERVRDRLQDQLEREPEYKEWAEAVQLPLSAFRYRLHIGRRAKDKMVQSNLRLVVSIAKKYMNRGLSFQDLIQEGSLGLIRAAEKFDHEKGYKFSTYATWWIRQAITRAIADQSRTIRLPVHLYETISRIKKTTKLLSQEMGRKPTEEEIATRMEMTIEKLRFIAKSAQLPISLETPIGKEEDSRLGDFIESDGETPEDQVSKNLLREDLEKVLDSLSPRERDVLRLRYGLDDGRMKTLEEIGQIFNVTRERIRQIEAKALRKLRHPNRNSVLKEYIR, encoded by the coding sequence ATGAACCAGGCTAACAACGTACTCGATAGCATTTATCAGCCTGACCTAGAAATAATGAATCAGCCTGAAGAAATCGAGTTAGAAGACCTCTTAATTGATGACGAGGAGGACTTGCTGCTTACCGATGAAGGCGAAATTGATGATTTTTTAGAGCCTCAGTCTGATGAGGACGACGCAAAGTCTGGAAAAGCCGCTAAATCGCGTCGTCGGACACAAAGTAAGAAAAAGCACTACACCGAGGACTCGATTCGTCTTTACTTGCAAGAAATCGGTCGAATTCGGCTGTTGCGTGCTGATGAAGAAATTGAATTAGCGCGGAAAATTGCCGATTTATTAGAGCTAGAACGGGTGCGCGATCGCTTGCAAGACCAGTTAGAACGCGAACCTGAATATAAAGAATGGGCAGAAGCAGTCCAACTACCACTATCAGCATTTCGTTATCGTCTGCACATCGGTCGCAGAGCAAAAGACAAAATGGTGCAATCGAACCTACGTCTGGTAGTTTCTATTGCCAAAAAATACATGAATCGCGGTTTATCATTCCAAGATTTAATCCAAGAAGGTAGTCTGGGTTTGATTCGGGCGGCGGAAAAATTCGACCATGAGAAAGGTTATAAGTTCTCCACCTACGCTACATGGTGGATTCGCCAAGCCATCACAAGAGCGATCGCAGATCAATCCCGCACTATCCGTCTACCAGTCCACCTTTACGAGACCATTTCTCGAATCAAGAAAACTACCAAGTTACTCTCTCAAGAAATGGGACGTAAACCCACAGAAGAAGAAATCGCTACTCGCATGGAAATGACCATCGAGAAATTGCGGTTCATTGCGAAATCTGCTCAATTACCAATTTCTTTAGAAACTCCTATTGGTAAAGAAGAAGATTCTCGCTTGGGTGACTTTATTGAATCCGATGGCGAAACCCCAGAAGATCAAGTATCCAAAAACTTGCTACGGGAAGACCTAGAAAAAGTCCTTGATAGCCTCAGCCCTCGTGAACGCGATGTCTTAAGACTCCGCTACGGCTTAGATGATGGTCGGATGAAGACTTTAGAGGAAATCGGACAAATTTTCAACGTCACTCGCGAACGGATTCGCCAAATCGAAGCCAAAGCACTCCGTAAGTTACGCCATCCCAACCGTAACAGCGTCCTAAAAGAATACATTCGGTAG
- a CDS encoding response regulator: MKTVLIVEDDLINARVFSKILTKRGGLGVKHTENVEEVMKIAQAGEADLILMDVSLSRSVYQGKSVDGIKITQMLKSDPQTANLPVILVTAHAMEGDRENFLKLSGADGYISKPVVDHQQFVDQIVALLPRDN; encoded by the coding sequence ATGAAAACAGTTTTGATTGTTGAAGATGATCTCATTAATGCCCGCGTTTTTTCTAAGATTTTGACTAAACGAGGTGGTTTAGGTGTTAAACATACAGAAAATGTAGAAGAAGTGATGAAAATTGCCCAAGCTGGAGAAGCAGACCTCATTTTAATGGATGTTTCTCTCTCTAGAAGTGTTTATCAAGGTAAATCTGTAGATGGGATCAAAATTACCCAAATGTTAAAGTCTGATCCCCAAACCGCCAATCTACCTGTGATTTTAGTGACGGCACACGCGATGGAGGGTGATCGCGAAAATTTTCTCAAACTCAGTGGTGCTGACGGCTATATTTCTAAGCCTGTTGTAGACCATCAACAGTTTGTTGACCAAATTGTGGCACTTCTCCCTAGAGACAACTAA
- a CDS encoding fasciclin domain-containing protein translates to MTANSSLAVKALFNILGAGSLIILSACAQPTTETPTTNLPEATSTPVNTATVPPVSPTPTVTNTSPTPNSTTTSNRNLAELATAAANQGQFQTLVKAVQAAGLSDQLTTPGPYTVFAPTDAAFAQLPKTTLDNLLQSANKQQLVKLLAYHVIPGRFTSQQLKSGQVKTLEGKTVNIKVDPNNQTITVNDAKVTQADIPASNGIVHVVDKVILPPDLSNSLNTAPKTTPATPR, encoded by the coding sequence ATGACAGCAAACAGCAGTTTGGCAGTTAAAGCATTGTTTAATATTCTAGGTGCGGGTAGCCTGATCATCTTATCTGCCTGCGCCCAACCAACTACAGAAACTCCCACAACTAACCTTCCAGAAGCTACCTCAACCCCTGTAAACACAGCAACCGTTCCACCTGTATCGCCTACTCCTACAGTTACTAATACTTCACCCACTCCTAACAGCACCACTACATCTAATCGCAATTTAGCCGAACTAGCAACCGCAGCAGCCAACCAAGGACAATTTCAAACATTAGTCAAGGCAGTTCAAGCCGCAGGTTTAAGCGATCAATTAACCACACCAGGGCCTTACACTGTATTTGCACCCACTGACGCGGCTTTTGCACAGTTACCCAAAACCACGCTTGATAATCTCTTGCAGTCAGCTAATAAACAGCAATTAGTTAAGCTTTTAGCGTATCACGTTATCCCTGGAAGATTTACCTCTCAACAACTCAAATCAGGACAGGTTAAAACCCTAGAAGGTAAAACAGTTAATATCAAAGTAGATCCCAACAATCAAACCATTACGGTAAATGACGCTAAAGTCACTCAAGCAGACATTCCCGCCAGTAACGGTATTGTTCACGTAGTAGATAAGGTAATCCTACCCCCAGATCTTTCCAATAGTTTAAACACAGCACCTAAAACAACTCCAGCAACTCCTCGGTAA
- a CDS encoding GDSL-type esterase/lipase family protein, producing the protein MKMQINTLLNISVLLNIFFISLTAFVIYKRGGVLYIYQKIDELIHNRHKYNASAYYHHKTSQFEILSHSNDNIIFLGDSLTDEGEWLELFNNPQIINRGIGGDTIEGVLNRIDKVLDSKPAKIFLMIGINDLAFQHKSLTEVLNLYKVLLTKIQVVSPQTKVIIQSLLPVNNDKSFLYDNALIMKFNSQLKELAKEFSHEYIDIFSCLSDNKNQLDQKYTLDGIHLNGQGYLKWKETIAKYMEND; encoded by the coding sequence ATGAAAATGCAAATAAATACATTATTAAATATCTCAGTTTTATTGAATATTTTCTTTATTAGCTTAACTGCCTTTGTTATTTATAAGAGAGGAGGAGTATTATACATATATCAAAAGATAGATGAATTAATTCATAATCGTCATAAATATAACGCTTCAGCGTATTATCACCATAAAACCAGTCAATTTGAAATCTTAAGCCACTCCAATGACAATATTATTTTCTTGGGCGATAGTCTGACCGATGAGGGAGAATGGTTAGAATTATTTAATAATCCTCAAATTATCAATCGTGGAATTGGTGGAGATACGATAGAAGGAGTTCTAAATCGTATAGATAAAGTATTAGATTCAAAACCAGCGAAAATTTTCTTAATGATAGGTATTAATGATTTGGCATTTCAACATAAATCATTAACAGAAGTGCTAAATCTATACAAGGTTTTATTAACTAAAATTCAAGTTGTATCACCACAAACAAAAGTTATCATTCAAAGTCTTTTGCCTGTAAATAATGATAAAAGTTTCTTGTATGACAACGCTCTGATTATGAAATTTAATTCGCAGCTAAAAGAACTAGCAAAAGAGTTTAGTCATGAATACATAGATATATTTTCTTGCTTGTCTGACAATAAAAATCAGTTAGATCAAAAATATACCTTAGATGGGATTCATCTCAACGGTCAGGGGTATTTAAAATGGAAAGAAACAATTGCAAAATATATGGAAAATGACTAA